The DNA segment TTGTGGGAAATCCTGAGTTGCTGGAAATAAATCTCTGTTTTCTGAACATTTGAACAATACTTGCCTTCCGTATGGGGCGTGGGACGCCATTTGTGGACTCCATACTTATGTAATTACGTAATCGTTTCAATGTCCGGAACTCCAGGAGGCTTCAGGTCAGAAGGAAAGAGGTGGCAGAGAGCCAGAGGATGGCGGGCAGGCGAGCGGACCGGTTAAAGCTCAAGGTGAGCAAAATTAAAATTGAGAAGGACTCAATCTAAACACTAACACTCAGTGTTCCTGCCATCTAGTACTTTATCTCTGTTACTCGCTGACCCTGGCTTAGACCTTTTAGGTTGTCCTGACCAGACTCCTACCACCGTTGCTCCCCATCTTCGTAACCCGGCCCTGACCGCTGCCGGTTCCCGTCTGCGAGGGATTCCCGATCTGCTGTAGGGTCTGCTTTCGGTTATTGAATCCGGTGTCCTCATTTTTCACCGTGGGGTGGGAGGTACCGGCTAATCTTGCCAGTGGACCCCAACCGAGCCGGAGTTCTTGACAATCGGCCAACTTCGTTGAATTAATCCCAACAGAGCGAACAACCTGGCCTGTCTGAGCATGCACCCGAACCGTGCCCTGCGCTCGTTAGAACAGtagagggccagaggcttagatggaatgtgaggaagttttactttactgagagggtggtagataagtggagcagcctcccagcagaggtggtagagggtaatacagtgagggtattaaacatattaagcatgggatagacatacggctcctgaatctaagacgagaccaacgactgattaagggttgagtctttacagcaggagaaacgggcggctAGAATGTCTCTTCCACCCCTGCTGGGATTCTACTCTCACTGTTAGATCTCCTATTCCTTCTGCGGTAAGTATTTGATGACAGCAAAATTCTTTCGTTATGTCACATGTGGGCACCTGTGACGCAACTTAAGGTGGAAAACCATAAAGACGTTATTTTTAATGGAGTTTCACAGGGCTGAAAGTACAACTTTTTGGATATTCGCAGGAGTTCTGTCCCCTGGTGATTAGCAGGACGATGGATGCCGCGTGCTGTAGCTGAGGCTCCCTGGGTTGAAGAGAAACCTCTCCGTGCTTTACATGAGTGTTAgcacattttacaaaataaaacagcaatacCCAGATAATACATGAGGGGTGCGCCAGAGGCTGTAGTTTCAATTTGTTTCCCTATTCTTGATTTGTCCTTACATCACCCTGCACCTGATTACAGAGTCACAGTGAACAAGCAAGCCAGAGATCTTCAGACTGCAGTTTCTCCCTTTCTTCTGTGTGTCTGACCAATagtattggttctgatggcagtaTTGTGTAAGTTGGTGTGGGTTTCTGGTATACCTAAtgtgcatatgatctgcatattgcgttttacatatggtgtggtGCATGCTGGTCGCAAGTCACCCCAAGTTTGGTGGCAGGTGGTGATTGTTTCCTCATTAAGTGAGGTCCTGGTTAATGTTAGTGTTGGTTTTGTCTTGTTGTTGGATGCCttgttgtttctttgttaccCATGTCGGGTCAGAAAAATGCTGAATTGCTTTACTTATTTGTACTACAGAGCAGCTGAGGTTCTTAGAGAGCTGTTTGTCCTGTCATGTTTCTAACGCTTTTTGATTGGTGGTCAGAGGAGTTTTGAAAAGCTTTtgttgataataaataataataataaatgtctgCTGGAAGGGGTACGTTTGGGGACTTTTCCTTATCTTCTCACATGTGATTAGATGAGGCTCCTGATTatactatgatgtcatcacaatAATCTCTGTAACGattttgtttagaaatgtattattaatagattttacatttttcttctcttgAATGGATCCTAAAAGGATCCAGTCAtggtgtaatttatttttatttaagcttCACGTCTTCTGTATTCTTTGAAAAGTACAACAAATCCTTATCTTAAAATTGTTAAAGATAATATTttcttaacccttttttttaaccctttaatcgcTTTGTGACCGTTCTATTTTGTTTCCATGGATTCCATCCATAACAACAAGTGGACAGAAGAAATATCATCGATATACCCAACCAAATACGCATTATTGGCTATTGGCGCTCAcattctattaatattataatatttctgctcagaaaaaaagatgcttttcattttgtagaataaaatagcatttatttaaaatgaatatcataAAATCTCtctaaatatacagaaaaaagagcttccaattacaaaaaatatctgTAACCTTTCAATCACATTATAGGATAGAttactagtattattattattattattatcattattattattactattactattactattattattattattactattattattactattatttacattttttaatcagaaggtttaatcacataaagaaACAACAAAACGTTTACACAAGTTTCTTTTTTgtgcaacaacctatcagtgcctgcttttgtatcacatgacattTAAGCATTCCCGGTAGATTTATGAATGGGGCCTCttctgcatgattatttcttTCTGGGGAGACattagttattattaattaataccaGGAATTATATcactaatattttaataataaaatgtcaaaatcaGCAAAGTCTATGAAGAAGCCCATTTAAGGTTTTCTAACAGCTTATGTGAAGTATGGCGGCCGCgtgtgggggaggggaggcTGTTCATATCACTACCtttgttataataaaaacacGTCGCCCTCGTCGGTCTCTGTTAGCGCGGGATGAAGCTCAGCTGGTAGGCCCGGGGAACGTTTCCAAATCCGCTGATCTCCGGGGTGAGGTCGAGCTCTTCTCTGTCCGCGGCAGACTTAAGCGTGAAGTTCTGCAGGATGGTGGTGAGGAACAAGAAGAGCTCCATGCGAGCCAGGCCCTCTCCGGCGCAGATCCGCTTCCCTGCGGGgtgggagagaagagacatGGAATCGCTGAGATCTCCTATTTGTTCTGatgacataatttaaaaaaaagtaatttgacCGCCCGATCTCTTGTAACCTtttgaaaaaagtttaaaactgTGTAGAAAAAATACAAGTTTTTAACTTGAATGCGGATGTGTGTGATGGGATTTAGGCAGAGAGGGGTACCTGAGGAGAACGGCATGAATCCGTCTTTCTTGGAGAATTTTCCCTCGTTATCCAGGAAATGTCCCGGGTTGAAGTCGTTCGGATTCTTAAACTGCTTGGGGTCGCGGAGAACTGAACTGAGCAGCGGGTAGATGGTGGTGCCCTGAGAATGAGGGAGAACGTCTTACAGCGCGGGGAATCAGACATCAAATCGTTTGTTTagcttattaataaaataaaatgtttaaaaaatgaactTTCAGCGCAATAATAAGGttcatttacacaaaaaaagcattagtagatgattaaaaaaacttttctttttatattttacttttctttttatattaaataataatgttgttgTAGTAAAGAAAAGTTTTTCTATCAGCTTTTGACCGATAAactcctttatctgcagatctggagccgccgtcgctgtcagtcatgtgatattttgggtgactccCCCCGgcttaaacaccacactgagctgatgctttatggcgatgctaatgaagtccgttccccaTAGACTCTCATTATTCTGATGGTCCCTCTGGGAGGTGAAGACATTCTGAGCCCTGGTCTCGGAATAGTTTGGGATATAATAAAGGCAAAGCCTCTTCCTATACAGGGCAATAAACATTTGGACTCCACGGCTGATGGTGGCCGTCCAGTTGTTTGGATATTTTTTGGAAAAGGTGGGCGAGCCAAGCATTGAGTTGATATTGAATTATCTTTGTGATTCTCACCTTGGGAATAAAGTATCCTCTGAATTCAACATCTTGAGTCACTTTGTGTGGAAGTCCAAGGGGTATGAGGTCAATGAATCTCTGGACCTCGTGGACGACGGCGTCCGTGTACGGCATGCGCGAACGGTCTTCGATACACGGCGCTCTGTTTCTGCCAATGACCCGGTCAATCTCCTGGTGTAAGCGTTCTAGGGGCAAAGGAGACAACAAGGGACATAAGTTTGGGGAAAATATCCCCGCTGGAGACATGATACCGATATATTCGCTCTATTATCCCTTCGGGGTAACATGGCTGACTCTGTACCTTCCACGTCCGGGTGCTTGAGAAGGATCATGAGGCAGTAACGCAGCGTTGTGCTCATAGTTTCTGTCCCGGCCCCGAACATATCAAACGTGGTGTTAAGAATCCCATCCATGTGAAACTCGGTGTCTGGTATGTTCTTCTCCTGCGACGACAttaagggggagagaggcagaaaaTAAGGGTTTGCTTAATTCTggttaaaacacaaacatggcCGCCCCGATTTGCTTTCTAATCCCGAGATGGAGTCCTGGGCTCCCCATCTTCCCCACGTTCTAACGCAACCATCGTAGGGTTCTATGATACTGCATCCGACGTCACATTCTACACTGTTCCCCAAAACCGTCCGCGTTCTACATAAACCATCAGAaacctgaaataaatattagaatAGAATATTTGCCGTCCTCGTCTATCGAGCCTCACCAGACCCGGTTCCCGGACTCCACAACGAAGCTTCTCTGCTGTTTGCTGGACTCACCTGCTCCATCCTTATGAGGAAGCAGTCGATGAAGTCTCGGGGGGAGTTGAGGTCCAGGGTCTCCTGGTGCATTTTGACTCTCTCCGAAACAAATTCTTTTATCCCCTTAATGGCGTCGAAGAGCTTGTTGTGGGGTCCGGGTAATTTCCCGAAGACCTTTGGGTATACGTTATACATCTGTAAGAGAGCAAACGAGATGATTGAGAAAGGTCATAACGAGACACAATGTATAATAATCTTCCCAAGAACAGAACCAGATCTGATCAACTAAACGGTcaaatataaaagataaaaatcgtTTGGGAAAGGAACATCTCGAGCCAAGATGTGGACCAATAAGCTAGAAATACAGACCAGAAATAAAGAGAACCCATTACCAGTCACCAAAAAAccttaacaaaaatgtttgaaattctcatctttacataaaataaaactttatctGCCAATTTAACCAAAACGTTTTGAAGGTTCTACCAGCACCCATCAAACTGTCCTGACCTGCTCCCCAACACTGAATCGAGCGTCACTCACCTGACCCCAAACAGAACTGAGGCCtctaaatatttcattaaagaaGCCGAGTAACCGCAGAAAGTTCTTGTCTTCGTACTCAAACCGGTTCCCGAAGACCACCGAGCAGATGACGTTAGACACGGCTCTGCTGAAGTAGTAGGTGGGATTCAAAGGCTGCCCTACGAGGGAGACGGAGACCAAAGAAAGATCAGAAACCCAAACTCCTGCCAGATAACGTACCGTCTGGGGCTTGTGGTCCTACCGCTGAAGCCCCCAACACAAGAGgaccatttaaccctttcattttttgtttccattgttGTTTCCTGACAATGGAATGAAATTATTGGCGCTCTGATAAATTTATCCCCCTTCGGCCTCAAAATATCTGCCCCGGTTTGGTATATCTTGGATTCTGTATAAAGTGTTTTTGTTGGTGGGGTCGATATTCTCCGGATAATTCACACACCGTTGGTTCTCCTGAGCTCCTCGATGAGGAAAGACGCTTCCTCCTGGATTCGCTCCTCGATGCTCCTCTTCCCCATCCCGAAGTTTCTCAGGGTCATGAGAGAGAATCGGCGCAGCTGCTTCCAGCGCTCGCCGTTACTGCCAACGACGCCTGCGATAGAGAATAGAATGGATAAGAAAGTCCCTCGCGCCGCGGGCCGACACGGACAGAAGGGGGATAAACGCCGGGAAGGGGGCGAGATGAGGACGGGGTATTTTCAGCGGAAATGGCCGCCCCCTGCAGAACAAAAGCCAGGGGATATTTAATGGGCCGATGAAGTCGTTTAGCATTAAACAAGTAATGAGATAAAACGCTGCGTTCCTCTTCACCTCACCGGGGCGGCCCTTCCTAACGAGGGAAGTGATCCTCACCGTGACCGTTATCGCTTAGCTTATCCAGAAGCGGCATGTGCCCCCGACCCGAAAATTCCTCCCCGCGGTCGATCAGAGCCTCTTTCACCGCCTCGTAACCATAGAGGACCACGACTCGCTCCATGCCCATGTAAATGGTGTAGACCGGACCATATTTCTCACCGAGCTAGAGGGGCGAGAAATGCAGAcccttaaatattattattattaaatatattattattattattatcgtcatcatttttattattattattattattgttattatttttttttctatttatttaatatgctattaaatgttttgtatttattagtattattagtctTATCtacccagaaaaaaatatgtattaaaatattaaacaaaatatcaaatCTCAAGCTACTAAAAGTTAATTTTCTCCTAACTTGTTAAccaataatgaacaaaatgtTTGTGGAGCCAAAAAGATGTGCTTCTCATCATCGTCTCAAAACAAATAACAGAATAACAGAAAATGTCTAAAAACAGCaacataatacaattattataaatcattttaCGGAGGTAAATTTATCTCTACGGGCAGAATAGGAATTCGGTTAAAGAAATATAGTAAACAGATAAAAAAGTACCGGTGATAGTAAACTAGTCATTAAGTCCAGCTTAATACGTTCAAATTGGACAATAATGTTAaagatttgttaaaaagttaaaatataacTTATGATTGTAGAATATTATATACCGAATGGGCACAAAAAATAGTAAGATTCCAAAAATAATAGACAATATTATTCCTAGAAATCTACAACAAAATTATTGGATTTAAATGAATTTGTGGGCGACAAAATAAACCATTTACATTTACTTAGCccttaaaaaaactttacattttaacaGAAAATTTGCTTCCTCATTTTttcaacaatatattaaaaaaacgaaATGCCAaatttcctttaaataaatgaaaaaccgcCAGAGAATTCCTTGAAAATAAATCACCGTCAAATACTAAAAtagtagtttttatttttcgatttttagaaaatgtttctaAATTAAGAAATCAGggaaaaatgtgtataaaatcagccccccccctcctGTCTTCGGAGGTCGTTTCTGGTTCTTTACCTTTTTTCCCGTGTTTTAGCTCTTTTTCTCACTTACTTTAACAAGCGACGTGAAGATCTTTTTTCCGTTGAGATGAAGAATGTTCCCCAAAATGGGCAGCGGGGTCGGTCCGGGGGGGAGCCGCGCTTTGCCCGGATTCGGACTGCTTTGCGTTAAAGCATAGAGCAGGAATACGACGCAGACCACGAGCAGTAAGGTGGAGAGTCCGAGGAGCTCCATGCTGGGGCCGTGTTCTCAGGTAATCGCCACACCTGTGTTACACACGGTATTTATACACGAGATCCCACAATAGCCCCGAGCCTGGCTCCCTGCCCGCTTACTTCATATTAAGCCGAGAGGAACTCGTTTGTCCTCAGTGACCACCTGATGGCGAAATATTTCAGGAGCTCCCAGGTCTAAAGGACAGGAGGTCGCAGGTGACCCGGTCATCAGCGCCATACACAGAATGCTTCTTCTCCGGGGGGCCTCTATAGAGCGCTCGGGGGTCTCTCGCACGCCCCGCACTTTGATTTTCATGCAATAAATGTTATGGTTATTAtggataatataataataatataataataataataaaaaaataacataataataatataacagttataattgtaatataaatataataatatacgaGGTCTGCATCTTTATGTTTATCAGGTCACTGTGGATAGAAACAGACAGGAAATTCAGTCTGAATTTCCCAAAGTCactatttctatgttttttttttgtattttagtgtgtttttAAAGGGTGTCCTCTGTGTAACATGTAAGGGAACTTTTTTGTTGGTTCAAACTCTTTAGTGGTCCCGCCACCCTGGACGATGTTTGGCTGCCTGTCGGCCGGCGACCCTCTCCCTGCTGTAGAACCTgcaaaattactgcagtttttttctgaagtaatactgtagttttttggacatgaaaaaactgcaatgctgcacttttactgcatttgtacttcactgtagtgcagttttactgcagttatttttgtaaggaagaacaaatgcaataaagctgcagtacattgaattgtaggtttgcaatataatgacgtaaaagtgcagtaaaagtgcagtattgcagttatTTCATGTCCAagaaactgcagtattacttcagaaaataCTCCAGTAATTTTCCGTAAGGGCCGTTCCCGCTGTCGGCACTCGGGTAAAGCTCTCCGGACCGATATTCTGTGTCGCGACACGATTTGGAGGGAAGTTCTAGCTTGGCTCGGAGTCCGTGAACTGAAATGCTTCCTCCTTGGCTGAACAGCCTGTTATCCGGAGAGCTTGGCCGGCGGTGCAAAGTAATCACAGTCTGTGTGCCGACGGCGGTGGAGGGTTATACCTCTCGTCTGAAAGCAGTCAAGGAACTTTGGAGCCACAACAGTAATGCGTTTAAGGGCCGGCCCCTCCTAGGGCCACCGGTACTAATGACAGCGACATGTTTAAAGGCCGGTCCCTCCTAGGGCCACCGGGTACTAATGACAGCGACATGTTTAAGGGCCGGTCCCTCCTAGGGCCCCGGGTACTAATGACAGCGACATGTTTAAGGGCCGGTCCCTCCTAGGGCCCCGGGTACTAATGACAGCGACATGTTTAAGGGCCGGTCCCTCCTAGGGCCACCGGGTACTAATGACAGCGTCATGTTTAAGGGCCGGTCCCTCCTAGGGCCACCGGGTACTAATGACAGCGTCATGTTTAAGGGCCGGTCCCTCCTAGGGCCCCGGGTACTAATGACAGCGACATGTTTAAGGGCTGGCCCCTCGTAGGGCCCCCGGGTAATAATGACAGTGGTGTGTTCGGTGTGTAACAGTGAGATtaagatattttaataacatttcaaTCAtgctcttctctcctttcttcaaTCCATCTCCACCTTTAACCCCTCCGAAGGCAGCCCGTTGCCACAAATCACACGGCTCTCTCGCTATCATCACcggggataggcaaagtgttgGTACATGGACACCGGTGTCTGTGACAAGGCTTCATTAAATCGTCCACCGCCCTCACCCATCTCTTATCGTCTCTTTCTACATTCTTACCCCAACCTGCAAGATTAAAATCCGTATCACCCCCGTAATCCACTCATCCTCATCCATAATCAACTCATCCTCACCCAAAATCAACTCATCCTCATCCATAATCAACTCATCCTCACCCATAATCAGCTCATCCTCACCCAAGGAGTCATCTCCTACTGTCCACCTCGACCAtggaatagattgtaagcttgcaagaacaGGGCCCTATTCTCCTCCTGTACCAATatgattattatacattttcactacaccctatttatataaataaatgcaacttCTGAAAAGATAAGAAGAGTAAAAATGCCCAAAGGTCCTCATGCGATGCCGAGATCTTCTTTAAGGGTCAGAAATATCAAGAAAATCTTGAAAATCATTGATTTTGTATAACAGagtcagaaaaaaatgtaaaatgatattTTCCTGTCATTTTCCCCGTTGTTAATAAGCCCGGGCTGTAaaggtgaatgaatgaagaGAGCGTAGGGTTTCCCTGAGCCTATAGAATACCTGTATGAACGACCATTAAAATGCCTGAAAATGGCATTTCTATGATATAAAGAAATACTTTTCACCTATAAACTCAGTCGACTTCCAATCAGTAAATATTTTGGCATCGCAGAGCTGGACTTGATTATCGGGTTATCTGGGTTTATGGGTTTATATAAAACCGAATCGCTGATCTGGGTTTTTGCCGCGAGGATAATGTTTACTGAATCTCATCCAGGGGTTAAGGTTTGCTGATAGGGTTTGGAGCAACCGAGTTTATCCAGAAAACCCCAAGTCATTATGAATGGCTTCTCGTACAGGAAGGactgagccggcccctgtataatgtatagttaaatcagtgaccggcccctgtataatgtatagataaatcatctCCCGgggctcctgtataatgtatagataaatcagtgaccggcaccctgtataatgtatagataaatcagtgacccggcccctgtataatgtatagataaatcagtgaccggcaccctgtataatgtatagataaatcagtgacccggcccctgtataatgtatagataaatcagtgaccggccccctgtataatgtatagttaaatcagtgaagccgcccccctgtataatgtatagataaatcagtgaccggccccctgtataatgtatagataaatcatctCCCgggcccctgtgtaatgtatagttaaatcagtgaccggcccctgtataatgtatagataaatcatctCCCGgggctcctgtataatgtatagataaatcagtgacccggcccctgtataatgtatagataaatcagtgaccggcaccctgtataatgtatagataaatcagtgacccggcccctgtataatgtatagataaatcagtgaccggccccctgtataatgtatagttaaatcagtgaagccgcccccctgtataatgtatagataaatcagtgaccggccccctgtataatgtatagataaatcatctCCCgggcccctgtgtaatgtatagttaaatcagtgaccggcccctgtataatgtatagataaatcatctCCCGgggctcctgtataatgtatagataaatcagtgaccggcaccctgtataatgtatagataaatcagtgacccggcccctgtat comes from the Spea bombifrons isolate aSpeBom1 chromosome 8, aSpeBom1.2.pri, whole genome shotgun sequence genome and includes:
- the LOC128502701 gene encoding cytochrome P450 2C15-like is translated as MELLGLSTLLLVVCVVFLLYALTQSSPNPGKARLPPGPTPLPILGNILHLNGKKIFTSLVKLGEKYGPVYTIYMGMERVVVLYGYEAVKEALIDRGEEFSGRGHMPLLDKLSDNGHGVVGSNGERWKQLRRFSLMTLRNFGMGKRSIEERIQEEASFLIEELRRTNGQPLNPTYYFSRAVSNVICSVVFGNRFEYEDKNFLRLLGFFNEIFRGLSSVWGQMYNVYPKVFGKLPGPHNKLFDAIKGIKEFVSERVKMHQETLDLNSPRDFIDCFLIRMEQEKNIPDTEFHMDGILNTTFDMFGAGTETMSTTLRYCLMILLKHPDVEERLHQEIDRVIGRNRAPCIEDRSRMPYTDAVVHEVQRFIDLIPLGLPHKVTQDVEFRGYFIPKGTTIYPLLSSVLRDPKQFKNPNDFNPGHFLDNEGKFSKKDGFMPFSSGKRICAGEGLARMELFLFLTTILQNFTLKSAADREELDLTPEISGFGNVPRAYQLSFIPR